The following proteins come from a genomic window of Metarhizium brunneum chromosome 2, complete sequence:
- the NAA30 gene encoding N-alpha-acetyltransferase 30 — MALPRKEESSSQLRFIQYQHSLESEYLPAIRSLISKDLSEPYSIYVYRYFLCQWAHLCFMAINPSDSSLVGVIICKLEVHSSHSPPTRRGYIAMLAVESSFRGHGIATALVQQAIDAMTKRNADEIVLETEESNTPAMRLYERLGFLRSKKLHRYYLNGNSAYRLVLPLRSVDFDVTQDYLIGEVS, encoded by the exons atggccctcCCACGAAAAGAGGAATCGTCCTCGCAGTTGCGCTTCATCCAGTATCAGCACAGTCTTGAGTCTGAATATTTGCCAGCCATACGATCACTCATCTCTAAAGACTTGAGCGAGCCTTACAGCATCTATGTCTACAGATATTTTCTTTGTCAGTGGGCCCATCTTTGCTTCATG GCCATAAATCCATCCGACTCATCCCTTGTCGGTGTGATCATTTGTAAACTCGAAGTTCACTCGTCTCACTCTCCACCAACTCGGCGCGGGTATATCGCTATGCTGGCAGTCGAGTCGTCCTTTcgcggccacggcatcgCAACCGCACTCGTGCAACAAGCTATCGACGCCATGACCAAACGCAATGCCGATGAGATTGTTCTGGAGACTGAAGAATCAAATACTCCAGCCATGCGACTCTACGAACGGCTGGGGTTCTTGCGGTCCAAAAAGTTGCACCGTTACTATCTGAATGGCAATAGCGCATATCGACTCGTTCTTCCGCTAAGGAGCGTTGACTTCGACGTCACCCAGGACTATCTCATCGGGGAAGTGTCTTGA